The Acidimicrobiia bacterium genome contains the following window.
GGCACGAAGCTCGTTGCACTTGTCGAAGATCTCCTTGACATTCGACTCGGAGCCCGGAGTCTTGATGATCTCGCCGGCGACCGACTCCAGCCACTCGAACCGTTCCCGGCTCATGCCTTCCGGCAGGATCGCAATGGACTCGCACCCGAGCAGGTTCGAGTCGTAGGCGCCACCGCGGCAGTAGTTGCCCGTGGAAGGCCAGACGGCCTTGGTCCTCGCCGGATCGAACTGACCGGTCACCAGCCTGGGCACCAGGCATCCGAAGGCCGCACCGACCTTGTGCGCGCCGGTGGGGAACCACTTCCCTTCGAGGACGAGGATGCGGGCTTTCGTTCCGGTCAGCTCGGGAGGTAGCTCGAGGAAGTTGACCGGGCCGTACCCGCCGCCCGCCGGTGTCGGCGCGTTGTGCCAGTTGATACGAAACAGGTTGCGGGGGTCGAGGTCCCACAATCCGACCTCGCTCAGCTCCCGCTTGACCGAATCGGGGATGAGCGAGGGGTCCCGCATCTGCTTGAAGGTCGGAATACGAATCGCCTTCTCGCGTGCGACCTTGACGGCCGACTCCAGCGTCGCTTCGTGCATGGTGAGATCGATCATGTCAGTCCTTAGCCGTTAGTCGTTGGCCCTCTGAGCAAGGGCGTCTTTCAATGCTTCGAGGGTCGGGGCAATCACCATCGGTTCGGTGCCGGCGGCCGTGACCGCCTTCATCGCAGAAGCGACGTCTTTCAAACCGCTACCGGTGGAGAGGACCACGACGCGATCGGACGCTCCGACGAAGCCGCGCTGAACTGCGGCTTTCAAACCGGCATAGGCTGCCGCTCCGGCAGGCTCGGCGAACACACCGGAACCGCGTGCGAGCAGCGGAACCGCCGCGAGAATCTCGTCGTCCGATACACGCAGGTAGGCCCCATCGGTGTCTCTGACCGCAGCCATTGCCTTGATCCGGTCGCGCGGCAGATCGGCGCTGATGGAATCGGCGACCGTGTCGGCGGCAATCGGTGGTTTGGTCAGGACGTCTTCGTCATTCTCGAAGGCCTGGACCAGATAGTCGCTGCCGGCAGCCTGAATCCCGAAGATACGCGGACTGCGGTCTATCCACCCCAGCCCCAGCGCATCCTTCATCGCTTTGTGGATACCGCCGATTATCGACCCGTCGCCGACACTCACGAAGACCGCATCGGGCACTTCCCACTCGAGTTGCTCCAGGATCTCGAGCCCAGCGGTCTTCTTGCCCTCAGTCATGTAGGGGTTGAAACCGGTGTTGCGGTTGTACCAGCCGTACTCTGCCGAGGCCTTCATGCACAGGTCGAAGGCGTCCCCGTAGTTGCCCTGCACGAGAGCGACGGTGGAACCATATGCAAGAAGTTGTGCGATCTTGGCCTGCGGCGCCGACTCGGGCACGAAGATGACGTTCTTCTGTCCGACGGAAGCCGACAGGCCGCTCAAGGCTGCTGCGGCATTTCCCGTGCTGGCCGTCGTCACGACCTCTGCCCCTGCTTCCCCGGCTTTGACGATCGCCATCGCGCTGGCCCGATCCTTCAGTGACGCCGTGGGTTGCCGTCCTTCGTCCTTCACCCACACCTTTGCCAGGCCGAGCGCGCCGGCGAGCCTCGGGGCGTCGTAGATCGGAGTCCACCCGACCGTGAGCGGCGGGACCACCGCATCGGCGGCGACCGGCATGACGGGGCGGTACCGCCACATGGTCATGTTCCGGTCGGCGGCCAGGGATTCCCTCGAGAGGCGCTCCCCTACCAGGTCGTAGTCGTAGCGAACGTCGAGGATTCCTTCGTTGCCGCATTCGCGACAGACGTACCCGGCGTATTCGGCCGGGTACGCCTGTTCGCAGATCACACAGACGAGGCCCGTCACGTGCTCCAGACGACCGTCAGTCATGAACGATACGAGTTCCGGTCGCGCCTGCAACGGCGAACTCGAGATTGGTCGGGTTGGTGATCAATGCTTCCTTTCCGCCTGCCTCGAGGAACTGCACGACGGCTCGCATCTTCGGAGCCATCGAACCTTCTGCGAAGTGACCGCCGTCCTCGAGGTACGCCTTGACCTCCGAAAGCGTCAGACGGTCTACCCACTGCTGATCCGGCTTCCCGAAGTTGAGGGCGACCTTCTCGACCGCAGTTGAGATCAGCAGCATGTCGGCGTCGATCAAGTTGGCGAGCAGCGCCGAGGCGAGGTCCTTGTCGATCACGGCGGCAACGCCGTACAAGTCGCCGTTCTCGTCCGCGACCACCGGTATCCCGCCGCCGCCGACGCAGATCACCACCACACCGGAGTCGATCAGCTGCCGGATCACGTCGATCTCGACAATCCGCTGTGGCTGCGGAGAGGCGACCACTCGACGCCACCCGCGCCCGGCGTCTTCCTTGATCGCCCAACCTTCCTCGTCACGACGCCGCTTTGCCTCTTCTTCCTCGAGGAAGGTCCCGATCGGCTTTGACGGGTTCAGCATGGCCGGGTCTGTGGCGCTCACTTCGACTTGCGTGACCACCGTGACGACCCGCTTGTCGATGCCCATCGCCCGGAAGTCGTTGATCAGGTTCTGCTGCAGGGCATAGCCGATTGCCCCCTGCGTGTCGGCCCCGGCGACATCCATCGGAATCTCGTGCAGTTCCCCACGGGCGAGCTCGGAACGTCGCATGATGAACCCGACTTGCGGGCCGTTGCCGTGAGAGATCGCGACGTCCCATCCGTCCTTGACCAGCTGCGCTATGTGCTGATCGGTTTCGGCGGCGGCGTTGTACTGATCCTGAACGGTTTGGTGGTCTTTGTCCGCGATAAGGGAGTTGCCACCGATGGCAATGACGACTTTGGGCATTACTCCATCACTCCGAGGACCGAGGCGAGGAGGGCCATACGCATCACGACGCCGTTGTATGCCTCTTGCCAGTAACGGGCGTGCTTGAGCTGGTCCACCTCCGGGAGCAGCTCATCCATCCGTGGCAGCGAGTGGAGAATGATCGAGTCACCCTTGGCCCGCTTCATCACCTCTTTGGTGATCTGGTAGTTGGAGGGGGTCATCCCGTACTCGTCCTGCTTCTCCTGACGGGACTGGGTGTAGTCGGGTTGCACGACCGGCTCCATGTAGATGACGTCGGCCTCGTGAATCACCTGGTCGATGTGCTCGGCGATCCGGTAGCTCGTGCCCTTCTCGTCGAGTTCCGCCAGGAACTCGGGAAGCGGCGCCATCTCCTCCGGCGCCAGGATGACCATCTCTGCATCGAACTGGGACAGGGCGTAGCCGAGGGAATGCATCGTGCGCATACGGTGATCACCGATGGCGACAAATGTCTTCCCGTCGATTGAACCCATCTCCGACTGGACCGTGTACAGATCGGTCAGAACCTGCGTGGGGTGCTCTCCCCAGCCGTCTCCGGCGTTTATGACGGGAATCGACGCCCACTTGGCGGCCTCATGCGGCGCGCCCTGCTGGAAATGGCGCATGACCAGGACATCGCCGTAATACTCGAGCATGTGAACGGTGTCCTTGATGGACTCCTGATAGAAGTCGCCTGCACGGGTCATCTTGGCATCGGAGAAGCCGGTGACATGTCCGCCGAGACGATGCATAGCGGCCTCGTGAGCGAGTCGGGTACGAGTCGACGGCTGGTAGAAGGCGGTGACCAGCGTCTTCTCGGACAGAAGATCGATGTTCCGGCGTTCACGGGCAACGGGCTCGAGTTCGTCTGCAATCTGGAAAAGGTGCTCGAACTCATTCCTCTCGAAATCCCTGAGCGAAAGGATGTCTCTTCCGGCAAAGCTGCGCATTTGGCACTCCTGCTCTATGTCGTGTGGATTCTCCGGAGGCCCCTCATTTGCCTCCACCCGAATAGGGGTGGACAGCCGGGAAGGCCTCCTGTACGATTTGTCATACAATCATACAACAGTATCACTGGACGTGCTACCCGTACCCTCATGATCACTCGCAGCCCCTCCCTCACCGACCAGGTCAAAGCGCACCTCAAGGAGCGCATTGTCTCCGGTGCGTTCGAGGAAGGTCGGATTCCGTCTGAGATCGAGTTGGCCAACGAACTCGGGGTCAGCAGGACGACTATTCGAGACGCGCTGAGCAGGCTCGAAAACGAAGGATCGATCTATCGGAAGCAGGGCGCCGGCACCTTCGTCAACGAACCGGGGCTCCAGATCAAATCCCGACTCGAGGAGATGTGGTCTTATGAGGAAGTGCTCCGCGATCACGGGTTCACACCCTCCATCCGTGTCGTTGCCGTCACTTCTGAGCCGGCAGCCGAGCCGCTGGCAGCGGATCTCGAAATCGAACCCGGGGAGCAACTGCTGGTGGTCGAGAAGGTCTTCCTCGAGGATGATCTTCCCGTTGCCTTGACGTACAACCGGGTGCCCGCGCGGCTCGTTTCCGGCGAGATCGCGGAAGTTGAGGGAGCCCTGCCCCTCTACGACCTCCTCGACCGCCACTGCGATCGGCAGCTCTCCTACTACCTGTCCGAGATCGTCCCGGTCGCCTTGCCGACTCATGAAGCTGCGGAGTTGGGAGTCCCCCGCCGCACGCCGGCGCTCAGTTTCGAGGAGATCGGTTTCGACCAGAACAACGACCCGGTCGCTCAATCCACCTCTTTCTTCCGTGATGACCTGCTCCGTTTCCGTCTGATCAGGCGGAAAGCCGGGGCTTGACCGATACCCAAAGGAGCATCGATGCAAACCTATCTGCACGGTCGAGACATGATCACCACCCAGGAATGGACCAAGGACGAGCTCGACACGGTGATCGACGTCGCCCTCGACCTGAAACGGCGCCGCGCCCTCGGCGAGCAGCACGCACTCCTGAGCAACAAAGTCCTGGCAATGCTGTTCTTCTTCTCGAGCACGAGAACCCGAGCCAGCTTCGAGGCGGGTATGGCCCAGCTCGGCGGGCACGCCATGTTCCTCGACAGCACCACCACGCAGATCGGCCACGGCGACACGTGGAAGGAGATCGGCGAGATCCTCGGACGTTACGACGACGGCATCGCCATCCGCAACGTCGACTGGGGTATCGGCAACAAGTACATCCGTGCAGTCGCCGAGGCGAGCCGCACTCCCGTCCTCAACATGCAGTGCGACGTGTACCACCCGTTCCAGGCACTCGCCGACCTGCTCACGGTCATCGAGCAAAAAGGCGACCCGCGCAAGCTCACCTTCAACATGAGCTACGCGTACGCGGCCAGCTATCAGAAACCCATCAGCGTTCCGCAGAGCGTCATCCTGCTGATGACCCGTTACGGCGCCAACGTTCGCCTCACGCGGCCACCCGAGTTCAAGCTCATGCCCGAGATCGTCGCCCAGGCAGAAGAGAATGCCAGAGCAGCACACGGCAGCTTCGAGATCCTGGAGGACTTCGAGGAAGGGATGCGAGGCGCCGACGTCGTCTACGCCAAGGCCTGGGGTTCGATGCTGACCACGTCCGATCATGAGGAGTCGGCCAGGATCTCTGGTAAGTACAAGGACTGGATCGTGGACGCCCGCCGCATGGAAATGGCCGACCAGGACGCGATCTACATGCACCCGCTTCCGGCCGACCGCAACATCGAGGTCGCCGACGAGGTAATCGACGGCCGTTGGAGCAGGGTCTTCGACCAGGCCGAGAATCGCCTGCACGCCCAGAAGGCAGTCATGGCGTTGACTATGTGAGCTTCGCTCGCATAGTCAACGATGGGAGATTCTCCGGTCGAAAGGGCAAAATAGAGAAGGCGGCTCTCGCCGGCTACGACTTCGTCTTGCCGGCTTCCTTGGCGATCCTTCTGACCATGGGACCGAAGATGATGCCGTGTGCCGGCTTCATCAGCAGCCAGTAGAGGCGTCCCGCCAGCCCGCGCGGATAGAAGAGGGCTATCTGGGTCAGGGTGCGCGACTCCTCATCATCTGTCACTCGCCACTCGAGCCAAGCATCACCGGGAAGCTTCATCTCTGCGTGCAGCAACAGGCGGCGGTCCTTCTCCAAGGCAGCCACACGCCAGAAATCGAGTGCATCGCCGACCCGCAAGTCGGCGGGATGGCGCCGGTTGCGGCGCAGGCCGAAGCCTCCGGCGAGTTTGTCCAGCCAACCCCGAATGCTCCAGGCCCAACCTGCGGAGTAGTACCCGGCGTCTCCTCCGATGCTGGTCAAAGCCCGGAACAGATCGGCTGCAGTGGTCAGGGTGATCACCTGCCGCTCGTCCTTGTACACCTTGCCGCCGGACCACTGCGGGTCGCTCGGGAGAGCAGCGGCCGGATACATCACGGCATCTGACCATCTCGTCTCGACTTCGAGTTGGTTGACTCTTTGGAGAGCTCTCTGCACTGCTTCTTCATAGGTGAACGGAGCGAAGTCTGGAAGGAGCTCCCTGATGGTGTCGTTTTCGACGATCGCCCTGTCCCCGAGAGAGTCGATGAGGCTTCTGGTGATCGATATGGGCAATGGAGTCACCAACGCCACCCACCATGCCGAGAGAGCCGGTCCCGTCGGGGGGAAGCGAACCATTCGCCGATGGGATAGTCCGGCTTGCTCGGCGTAGATCCGCATCATTTGCTCATATGTGAGGACTTCGGGCCCGCCGAGTTCGATGATGCGATGGCCTTCGTCCGGAACCTCAATGATGCCGGTCAGAACTTCGAGCACGTTCCGTACCGCGATCGGCTGGGTTGCCGTCTGCGTCCAGGACGGGGTAACCATCACCGGCAGGACTTCCGAGAGGTAGCGCACCATCTCGAATGTGATCGATCCGGAGCCGATGATCGCCGAAGTCTGAATCTCTGTAACCGGCGTCTCCCCCGATCGCAGGACTCGTCCGATCTCATGTCGAGCGGCCAGGTACCCGGAGATCTTTCCCGATGCCGAACCGAGGCCGGAGAGATATACGACTCGCCGAACTCCGGCGCGCGTTGCAGCATCTCGCATGTTCAGCGCCGCCACCCTGTCCTGGTCGGCGCCCGGGTCGGTGCTCAGAGGACGGGCGAGGTTGTAGACGACCTCGCAATCCTCATGTGCACGCGCCAGCGACTTGGGATCCAACATCGACCCCTCCAGAGCGGTGACCCGGTCGCGCCAGCGATA
Protein-coding sequences here:
- a CDS encoding SDR family oxidoreductase; protein product: MRILVTGATGYIGGRLISRLLDAGHEVRCMTRQLGRVDGYRWRDRVTALEGSMLDPKSLARAHEDCEVVYNLARPLSTDPGADQDRVAALNMRDAATRAGVRRVVYLSGLGSASGKISGYLAARHEIGRVLRSGETPVTEIQTSAIIGSGSITFEMVRYLSEVLPVMVTPSWTQTATQPIAVRNVLEVLTGIIEVPDEGHRIIELGGPEVLTYEQMMRIYAEQAGLSHRRMVRFPPTGPALSAWWVALVTPLPISITRSLIDSLGDRAIVENDTIRELLPDFAPFTYEEAVQRALQRVNQLEVETRWSDAVMYPAAALPSDPQWSGGKVYKDERQVITLTTAADLFRALTSIGGDAGYYSAGWAWSIRGWLDKLAGGFGLRRNRRHPADLRVGDALDFWRVAALEKDRRLLLHAEMKLPGDAWLEWRVTDDEESRTLTQIALFYPRGLAGRLYWLLMKPAHGIIFGPMVRRIAKEAGKTKS
- a CDS encoding GntR family transcriptional regulator, with translation MITRSPSLTDQVKAHLKERIVSGAFEEGRIPSEIELANELGVSRTTIRDALSRLENEGSIYRKQGAGTFVNEPGLQIKSRLEEMWSYEEVLRDHGFTPSIRVVAVTSEPAAEPLAADLEIEPGEQLLVVEKVFLEDDLPVALTYNRVPARLVSGEIAEVEGALPLYDLLDRHCDRQLSYYLSEIVPVALPTHEAAELGVPRRTPALSFEEIGFDQNNDPVAQSTSFFRDDLLRFRLIRRKAGA
- the pyrB gene encoding aspartate carbamoyltransferase; translation: MRSFAGRDILSLRDFERNEFEHLFQIADELEPVARERRNIDLLSEKTLVTAFYQPSTRTRLAHEAAMHRLGGHVTGFSDAKMTRAGDFYQESIKDTVHMLEYYGDVLVMRHFQQGAPHEAAKWASIPVINAGDGWGEHPTQVLTDLYTVQSEMGSIDGKTFVAIGDHRMRTMHSLGYALSQFDAEMVILAPEEMAPLPEFLAELDEKGTSYRIAEHIDQVIHEADVIYMEPVVQPDYTQSRQEKQDEYGMTPSNYQITKEVMKRAKGDSIILHSLPRMDELLPEVDQLKHARYWQEAYNGVVMRMALLASVLGVME
- a CDS encoding ornithine carbamoyltransferase, producing the protein MQTYLHGRDMITTQEWTKDELDTVIDVALDLKRRRALGEQHALLSNKVLAMLFFFSSTRTRASFEAGMAQLGGHAMFLDSTTTQIGHGDTWKEIGEILGRYDDGIAIRNVDWGIGNKYIRAVAEASRTPVLNMQCDVYHPFQALADLLTVIEQKGDPRKLTFNMSYAYAASYQKPISVPQSVILLMTRYGANVRLTRPPEFKLMPEIVAQAEENARAAHGSFEILEDFEEGMRGADVVYAKAWGSMLTTSDHEESARISGKYKDWIVDARRMEMADQDAIYMHPLPADRNIEVADEVIDGRWSRVFDQAENRLHAQKAVMALTM
- a CDS encoding threonine synthase — translated: MTDGRLEHVTGLVCVICEQAYPAEYAGYVCRECGNEGILDVRYDYDLVGERLSRESLAADRNMTMWRYRPVMPVAADAVVPPLTVGWTPIYDAPRLAGALGLAKVWVKDEGRQPTASLKDRASAMAIVKAGEAGAEVVTTASTGNAAAALSGLSASVGQKNVIFVPESAPQAKIAQLLAYGSTVALVQGNYGDAFDLCMKASAEYGWYNRNTGFNPYMTEGKKTAGLEILEQLEWEVPDAVFVSVGDGSIIGGIHKAMKDALGLGWIDRSPRIFGIQAAGSDYLVQAFENDEDVLTKPPIAADTVADSISADLPRDRIKAMAAVRDTDGAYLRVSDDEILAAVPLLARGSGVFAEPAGAAAYAGLKAAVQRGFVGASDRVVVLSTGSGLKDVASAMKAVTAAGTEPMVIAPTLEALKDALAQRAND
- the arcC gene encoding carbamate kinase, producing the protein MPKVVIAIGGNSLIADKDHQTVQDQYNAAAETDQHIAQLVKDGWDVAISHGNGPQVGFIMRRSELARGELHEIPMDVAGADTQGAIGYALQQNLINDFRAMGIDKRVVTVVTQVEVSATDPAMLNPSKPIGTFLEEEEAKRRRDEEGWAIKEDAGRGWRRVVASPQPQRIVEIDVIRQLIDSGVVVICVGGGGIPVVADENGDLYGVAAVIDKDLASALLANLIDADMLLISTAVEKVALNFGKPDQQWVDRLTLSEVKAYLEDGGHFAEGSMAPKMRAVVQFLEAGGKEALITNPTNLEFAVAGATGTRIVHD